Proteins from one Hoplias malabaricus isolate fHopMal1 chromosome 2, fHopMal1.hap1, whole genome shotgun sequence genomic window:
- the gpa33a gene encoding glycoprotein A33 (transmembrane), paralog a has protein sequence METKIFLVFLSSLVIYQSSAVTVDIPQTTYEFAKGANVTIPCKFTPVTPISSISMVNVEWMAHPDVPTDPDIEIINAFMSTSAAPAISVGDGFEGRASLLYDLTKGQANLMLSPITPSESRLFVCKVNIPAEKGKSDTTTVVVLVAPSIPICKIQGKAEYYQNINLTCASQDGTPAPTYKWANFDARNTPRPNPPKSTDVNGVLSLYNITADTSGYFICTSTNKVGSQSCNLTLTVMPPSMNIASTAGIIGAVVAALILLIVIICCCRHHNNKKKMAEEYAMGSPEAGEYSDKEPHVVEEHESKPVKSADQRNQYEDHSEPDQENRRDHYSDRRDDYDDRNLRSDDRRSDRYDDRRSDRYDDGRSDRYDDRRSDRYDDRRNDRYDDRRDQYDERERYDDRRNDRDRYDRRDR, from the exons ATGGAAACGAAGATTTTCCTTGTATTTCTGTCTTCTCTGG TGATTTACCAGAGTTCTGCTGTAACTGTTGACATCCCACAAACTACATATGAATTTGCCAAAGGCGCCAACGTTACAATACCCTGTAAATTCACACCCGTGACTCCAATCAGCTCAATATCGATGGTGAATGTTGAATGGATGGCTCACCCAGATGTTCCTACTGATCCAGAC ATTGAGATAATAAATGCATTCATGTCCACCTCGGCTGCTCCAGCCATTAGTGTAGGTGATGGGTTTGAGGGCAGGGCATCTCTGCTGTATGACCTCACTAAGGGACAGGCAAACTTAATGCTCAGTCCAATAACACCCAGTGAATCTagactgtttgtgtgtaaaGTCAATATTCCTGCTGAAAAGGGAAAGTCAGATACCACAACCGTTGTAGTTTTGG TGGCTCCTTCCATACCCATCTGTAAGATTCAGGGGAAAGCTGAGTATTACCAGAACATCAACCTGACGTGTGCCTCACAGGATGGGACCCCAGCACCTACATATAAATGGGCAAATTTTGATGCAAGAAATACACCACGGCCCAATCCTCCTAAATCCACtgatg TGAATGGTGTTTTGTCACTTTACAATATCACTGCGGACACCAGTGGTTACTTCATCTGCACCTCAACTAATAAAGTGGGCTCACAATCCTGTAACCTGACGTTGACTGTTATGCCAC CCTCCATGAATATTGCCTCTACTGCAGGAATAATTGGAGCTGTTGTGGCTGCACTTATCCTGCTTATAGTCATCATTTGTTGTTGCCGCCACCATAATAACAAGAAGAAAATGGCAGAGGAATATGCCATGGG ATCCCCGGAAGCTGGCGAATACTCGGACAAAGAGCCTCACGTTGTAGAAGAACATGAGAGTAAACCTGTGAAGAGTGCTGACCAGCGCAACCAGTATGAAGACCACAGCGAGCCGGACCAGGAAAACCGTAGGGACCATTACTCTGATCGTCGAGATGATTATGATGATCGCAATCTGAGGTCAGACGACCGCCGAAGTGACCGCTATGACGACCGCCGAAGTGACCGCTATGACGACGGCCGAAGTGATCGTTATGATGATCGACGTAGCGATCGATATGACGACCGTCGTAATGATCGTTATGATGACCGGCGTGATCAGTATGATGAACGAGAACGCTACGATGACCGCCGCAATGACAGAGACCGCTATGATCGAAGAGACCGTTGA